From a region of the Sebaldella sp. S0638 genome:
- a CDS encoding SUKH-3 domain-containing protein: MYNFDKDILEALKKSGWHENREVSTDKILDYYSKVKYICNDMQLKFLKSFSNLEIDFENPLAVNFPRFKNRPVRFILDPFYAAQNFRMRVRDYEIHFKKNMIPIAEVPNENMVVFLAEDGVFYGGFDENVIEFGQGLNIVLYKLKNGITSPVIEVEDYDDEEYDMDRELMKENLKNMKLQLQNSHINGGK, translated from the coding sequence ATGTATAACTTTGATAAAGATATTTTAGAAGCATTGAAAAAAAGCGGATGGCATGAAAATAGAGAAGTATCAACAGATAAAATTCTCGATTATTATAGCAAAGTAAAGTATATTTGCAATGATATGCAATTAAAATTTTTGAAGAGTTTCTCTAATTTAGAAATTGATTTTGAGAATCCATTAGCAGTGAATTTTCCTAGGTTTAAAAACAGACCAGTTAGATTCATATTAGATCCGTTTTATGCAGCTCAAAATTTTCGTATGAGAGTACGAGATTATGAAATACACTTTAAGAAAAACATGATACCAATAGCAGAAGTACCTAATGAGAATATGGTGGTATTTCTTGCAGAAGATGGTGTTTTTTACGGCGGATTTGATGAAAATGTTATAGAATTCGGTCAAGGTCTGAATATAGTTTTATATAAATTGAAAAATGGAATAACCTCTCCGGTTATAGAAGTCGAAGATTATGATGATGAAGAATACGATATGGACAGGGAATTAATGAAGGAAAATCTGAAAAATATGAAGTTACAACTCCAAAATAGCCACATAAATGGGGGAAAATAA
- a CDS encoding barstar family protein, protein MDIMEEGTRKKYVVIDVENITDSHELHKILKSELEFPHFYGMSWDAFWDAITGLVQLPEVTIIKGYKVLKLNLPQDAEILVNTLERYNNLFSLFRTKLILD, encoded by the coding sequence ATGGACATAATGGAAGAAGGAACAAGGAAGAAATATGTTGTAATTGATGTGGAAAATATAACAGATTCTCATGAACTTCATAAAATTTTGAAATCTGAATTGGAGTTTCCGCACTTTTACGGGATGAGCTGGGATGCATTTTGGGATGCTATTACAGGGCTTGTACAGCTGCCGGAAGTTACTATAATAAAAGGGTATAAGGTTTTAAAGCTGAATCTTCCGCAGGATGCCGAAATTCTGGTAAATACTCTGGAAAGATACAATAATCTTTTTTCGCTGTTCAGAACAAAGCTGATTTTGGACTAG